From Lolium perenne isolate Kyuss_39 chromosome 5, Kyuss_2.0, whole genome shotgun sequence, a single genomic window includes:
- the LOC127298404 gene encoding aspartic proteinase nepenthesin-1-like translates to MGVAAMAASLLFLLLLPLAPALVSSTPYAMMAKEARPVIKQSAKAYMEQKVQVQQGIASRSSQQMATDSSGALVFDLSVGTSPQKLSVVMDITTELVWAQCDACSTCTRLTPPATPTFLPNNSRSFAVVGCSSQTCQRMIPGEHGCTHDDDPCGYPNDLYGWNTSGVLATDTFTFGTTPVPGVLFGCSGDIMVQDLAGASGVAGFSRGPLSLVSQLNISSFTYFIAPHGDGASKSFVSWTWGGAADHQFAAGQMRTGGRRSSTPLLAAKKNQLHPDLYYVNLTGLQVDGQLLTAIPPGFFDVRPTGSGGVFLSSTLPVTYLEEAAYNVLRPELVRRIQSQGVAPVTTGDDVNNLCFLTRDFSGAKIPGIALVFDGADATMELKVENFFFAVADGQLTCLTILPSIGGSILGSLLQAGRTMTYDIHGGQLTFQTAAAGAPSPGLWPMIMATLLVWVLCPENRS, encoded by the coding sequence ATGGGAGTCGCAGCAATGGCGGCCTCACTTctttttcttctcctccttcctctggCTCCGGCGCTGGTCTCGTCGACCCCATATGCCATGATGGCGAAAGAGGCCCGTCCGGTCATCAAGCAATCAGCTAAGGCTTACATGGAACAGAAGGTGCAAGTGCAGCAGGGCATAGCGAGCCGCTCCAGCCAGCAGATGGCGACTGACAGCTCCGGCGCCTTAGTCTTCGACCTCTCCGTCGGGACCTCGCCGCAGAAGCTCTCCGTGGTAATGGACATCACCACCGAACTCGTCTGGGCGCAGTGCGACGCCTGCTCCACGTGCACAAGGCTCACGCCGCCGGCGACGCCTACCTTTCTGCCCAACAACTCCCGCTCCTTCGCCGTGGTCGGCTGCTCCTCCCAGACCTGCCAGCGTATGATCCCCGGCGAACACGGCTGTACCCATGACGACGACCCCTGCGGGTACCCGAACGACCTTTACGGCTGGAACACGTCCGGCGTGCTCGCCACCGACACGTTTACCTTCGGAACTACGCCCGTCCCCGGCGTGCTGTTCGGTTGCAGCGGCGACATCATGGTTCAGGACCTCGCCGGCGCCTCTGGCGTCGCCGGCTTCAGCAGGGGGCCGCTCTCCCTCGTGTCGCAGCTCAACATCTCCAGCTTCACCTACTTTATCGCTCCTCACGGCGACGGTGCGAGCAAGAGCTTCGTGAGCTGGACCTGGGGTGGCGCCGCCGACCACCAGTTCGCCGCGGGGCAGATGCGTACGGGGGGCAGACGCAGCAGCACGCCGCTTCTGGCGGCCAAGAAGAACCAGCTGCACCCCGACTTGTACTACGTCAACCTCACCGGCTTGCAGGTCGACGGCCAGCTCCTGACCGCCATCCCGCCGGGGTTCTTCGACGTACGGCCGACCGGATCGGGCGGAGTGTTCCTCAGCAGCACCCTGCCCGTCACATACCTCGAGGAGGCCGCGTACAACGTGCTGAGACCGGAGCTCGTGAGAAGGATCCAGTCGCAGGGCGTGGCTCCGGTGACCACCGGCGACGACGTCAACAACCTGTGCTTCCTCACGCGTGACTTCTCCGGGGCCAAAATACCCGGGATCGCGCTGGTGTTCGACGGCGCCGATGCAACGATGGAGCTCAAGGTGGAGAACTTCTTCTTCGCCGTCGCCGACGGGCAGCTGACGTGCCTCACCATACTGCCGTCAATCGGCGGGTCCATCCTAGGCAGCTTGCTGCAGGCGGGCAGAACCATGACCTACGACATCCATGGCGGGCAGCTGACGTTCCAGACGGCGGCGGCAGGTGCTCCATCGCCGGGGCTGTGGCCCATGATAATGGCCACTCTTCTAGTGTGGGTGCTCTGCCCAGAAAATCGCTCGTAA